In Fibrobacter sp. UBA4297, a genomic segment contains:
- a CDS encoding ORF6N domain-containing protein, with product MKNNMGNEVVSLNPLTATEIEKMIFVIRDKQVLLDRDLATLYGVETKRINEQVKRNIERFPEEFCFQLDLEEASRCSKSQIATLNASGNKRGFNVKKLPYAFTEQGVAMLSAVLHSENAIRVSIGIMNAFVAMRHFMMQNGCIVNRLSNVEAKIINQDERMLAQDRKMLEHDQKIDELFEAMDRGELRSKGLFYNNQVFDAYVFVCGLIRQAKKRIVLVDRYVDEKTLTMMLKRQKDVSVTIYTYDKSKVFGVDLSVYNAQYPNYPIKILPSYGMHDRFLFIDETAYHFGASLKDLGSNTFFFSKEEFTLDEVMKKSDEIAKEKAQNEK from the coding sequence ATGAAAAACAATATGGGTAATGAGGTTGTCTCGTTGAATCCTTTGACTGCGACTGAAATTGAAAAGATGATTTTTGTCATTCGTGATAAGCAAGTATTGCTTGATCGCGATTTGGCTACGCTTTATGGGGTAGAAACTAAACGCATCAATGAACAGGTGAAGCGTAATATTGAAAGATTTCCTGAGGAATTCTGCTTTCAGTTGGATTTGGAGGAGGCTTCTCGTTGTTCAAAGTCGCAAATTGCGACTTTGAACGCTAGTGGCAATAAACGCGGTTTTAATGTGAAAAAATTGCCTTATGCATTCACGGAACAAGGGGTTGCAATGCTTTCTGCCGTATTGCATAGTGAAAATGCCATTAGAGTAAGCATAGGCATTATGAATGCTTTTGTAGCTATGCGTCATTTTATGATGCAAAATGGCTGCATTGTCAATCGCCTTTCAAATGTAGAAGCGAAGATTATTAATCAGGATGAACGGATGCTTGCGCAAGACCGAAAAATGCTTGAACATGATCAAAAAATAGATGAACTTTTTGAAGCTATGGATCGGGGCGAATTGCGTTCAAAGGGCTTGTTCTATAATAACCAGGTTTTCGATGCTTATGTATTTGTGTGTGGTTTGATTAGGCAGGCCAAAAAGAGAATTGTCCTAGTTGATAGATATGTGGACGAGAAAACTTTGACAATGATGCTTAAACGGCAAAAAGATGTTTCTGTAACAATCTATACCTATGATAAAAGTAAAGTTTTTGGAGTTGACTTGTCGGTGTATAATGCTCAATATCCGAATTACCCAATAAAGATTTTGCCCAGCTATGGTATGCATGATAGATTTCTGTTTATTGATGAAACCGCATATCATTTTGGGGCTTCGCTCAAAGATTTGGGTTCTAATACCTTCTTTTTTAGCAAGGAGGAGTTTACTTTGGATGAGGTTATGAAGAAAAGTGATGAAATTGCGAAAGAAAAAGCGCAGAATGAGAAATAA
- a CDS encoding TIGR02147 family protein has translation MKPIVEYTDFRMYMRDYYEERKRCSAFSWREFSKNAGFSSPSYMKVVCDGKSKLSRIGVERTGAAMGLAGFEMDYFRAMVKFGQAETEERKKNAYEEMLSIAKTYKVRTIEGELFKYYDTWHNSVVRELAPIMPGATPGEMAKMCYPQISAAEVRDSLDFLTKSGLLKKEDENFVQSETSIKGTTDATRLAMRNMHRQMSRLATSALELPKEIRNFSGVTMGLSRESFHKIECVLHECRRQIIAIAAEEKNIEQVYRLNLQLFPLTKNVKENENEEV, from the coding sequence ATGAAACCGATTGTCGAATATACCGATTTCCGCATGTACATGCGCGATTACTACGAGGAACGCAAGCGCTGTTCCGCGTTCTCTTGGAGAGAATTCTCCAAGAACGCAGGATTCAGTTCTCCCTCGTACATGAAGGTTGTTTGCGACGGTAAAAGCAAGTTGAGCCGTATCGGTGTGGAGCGCACGGGGGCTGCTATGGGGCTTGCTGGTTTTGAGATGGATTATTTCAGGGCAATGGTCAAGTTCGGCCAAGCCGAGACGGAAGAACGCAAAAAAAACGCCTACGAAGAAATGCTTTCTATCGCAAAGACGTACAAAGTCCGCACGATTGAAGGCGAGCTGTTCAAGTACTATGATACTTGGCACAACTCGGTCGTCAGGGAACTAGCTCCGATTATGCCGGGCGCCACTCCTGGCGAAATGGCGAAGATGTGTTATCCGCAAATCTCTGCTGCGGAAGTTCGTGATTCTCTCGACTTTCTCACGAAATCGGGACTCCTGAAAAAAGAAGATGAAAATTTTGTCCAGTCCGAAACTTCGATCAAGGGCACAACGGATGCAACGCGACTTGCCATGAGAAATATGCACCGCCAAATGTCCAGACTTGCGACATCGGCACTTGAACTCCCCAAGGAAATTCGTAACTTTAGTGGAGTGACCATGGGGCTTTCGCGCGAGTCGTTCCATAAAATCGAATGTGTACTGCATGAATGCCGTCGCCAGATTATTGCCATCGCTGCTGAAGAAAAGAATATTGAACAAGTTTATCGCTTGAATTTGCAATTATTCCCCCTGACGAAAAACGTGAAGGAGAACGAAAATGAAGAAGTGTAG
- a CDS encoding NADH-quinone oxidoreductase subunit N, translated as MTNFAIPNFILPDVLLLIFPFIVIGIRLFVTTRSQLPWRLANIGFIAIFLLLNFIPLAGGSGKLFICNWKVDDFGVLMREVLMVSALLGMWLSKDYFEHGGDKKPPMHQIAEFIGAIAFATFGGFTVVSACDLLTFFLGLEIATIPMYALAAWNKRDQYGSEAATKYILMGSVATAFELFGFSYLYGFSGSLHFDEIQAAVASGSSPLLWIAVLFLFCGIGFKLTLFPFYTWAPDVYEGAPTPVTAVLSVTSKATAIAFLVVLVYGPLSPIQDKIAPLIALLAGVTLFVGNLGALKQSRLRRFMAYSSIAQAGYIMVALLGPATTAKTAIIYYLFVYAVSNYLAFFVFGIIGHHREETFQSLRGLSKQNPSLAIALAISMFSLAGIPPLAGFFGKFHLFFSGASTGHYTLVAFAVLNNVIALFYYLQLIKAAWVDEPDGHLNPLRLTKRQREVIILLSIAVILLGFVPFLSNNIFAGFMN; from the coding sequence ATGACAAATTTTGCAATTCCAAACTTCATTCTACCTGACGTTTTGCTGCTGATTTTCCCGTTCATCGTAATCGGGATACGCTTGTTCGTAACAACGCGTTCGCAGTTGCCCTGGCGCCTGGCAAACATCGGCTTTATCGCCATATTCCTCCTGCTAAACTTCATCCCACTTGCAGGCGGCAGCGGAAAGCTCTTTATCTGCAACTGGAAAGTGGATGACTTCGGCGTGCTCATGCGCGAAGTGCTCATGGTGAGCGCTCTGCTTGGCATGTGGCTTTCCAAGGACTACTTCGAACACGGCGGAGACAAGAAGCCGCCCATGCACCAGATTGCCGAATTCATTGGCGCCATCGCTTTTGCGACGTTCGGCGGATTCACAGTCGTGAGTGCTTGCGACTTGCTCACATTCTTCCTCGGCCTCGAAATTGCGACCATCCCGATGTACGCACTCGCCGCCTGGAACAAACGCGACCAGTACGGTTCCGAAGCTGCCACCAAGTACATCTTGATGGGCTCTGTCGCAACAGCATTTGAACTGTTCGGCTTCAGCTACCTCTACGGTTTTTCCGGAAGCCTCCACTTCGATGAAATCCAGGCAGCAGTCGCAAGCGGCTCTAGCCCGCTCTTGTGGATTGCCGTGCTGTTCCTCTTCTGCGGAATCGGATTCAAGCTCACACTGTTCCCGTTCTACACCTGGGCCCCGGACGTTTACGAAGGCGCTCCGACACCGGTAACCGCTGTACTTTCCGTGACCTCGAAGGCAACCGCCATTGCGTTCCTCGTCGTGCTCGTCTATGGTCCGCTCTCCCCGATTCAAGATAAAATTGCACCGCTCATCGCGCTCCTCGCAGGCGTCACGCTCTTCGTCGGAAACCTCGGAGCATTAAAGCAGAGCCGCCTCCGCCGCTTCATGGCTTACAGCTCTATCGCTCAGGCAGGCTACATCATGGTCGCCTTGCTTGGCCCAGCAACAACCGCAAAGACGGCAATCATCTATTACCTCTTTGTCTATGCCGTTTCGAACTACCTCGCATTCTTCGTATTCGGCATCATCGGGCATCACCGCGAAGAAACATTCCAGTCGCTCCGCGGACTTTCAAAGCAAAACCCGAGCCTCGCCATCGCCCTTGCGATTTCGATGTTCAGCTTGGCAGGCATCCCGCCTCTCGCCGGCTTCTTCGGCAAGTTCCACCTGTTCTTCAGCGGAGCTTCGACAGGCCATTACACGCTCGTAGCATTCGCCGTCTTGAACAACGTCATTGCGCTCTTCTACTACTTGCAGCTCATCAAGGCAGCCTGGGTCGATGAACCGGACGGACATTTGAACCCACTCCGTCTCACCAAGCGCCAGCGCGAAGTCATCATTTTGCTGAGCATCGCGGTAATCCTCCTCGGCTTTGTTCCGTTCCTGAGCAACAACATCTTTGCCGGATTTATGAATTAA
- a CDS encoding DNA topoisomerase IV subunit B: protein MAATKYTEDSIKSLEWHEHIRLRPGMYIGKLGDGQSPDDGIYVLVKEIIDNSIDEFVMGAGKKIEINIDDHAARVRDYGRGIPLGKVIDCVSKINTGGKYDSEAFQKSVGLNGVGTKAVNALSTKFIVKSYRDGRMKQAEFCRGVLVQDYKECATTEKNGTEIYFEPDADIFKNYRFLPAYMEEKVWNYAYLNNGLQLIMNDKVYTSPNGLLDLLNKHVDDSIRYPVIHFKGKDIECAFTHGNQYGEHYYSFVNGQHTTQGGTHQQAFREGLVKGARDHFKKDLDPQDVRNCIIGAISVRIQEPVFESQTKTKLGSTTVAPGGAQLRSWVVDYVASEFDNFLHKNPETEKALLNRITQNERERKEIAGIKKLANERAKKANLHNRKLRDCKIHLTDVKNALNRESMIFITEGDSASGSITKARNVQTQAVFSLRGKPLNSFGMTKKVVYENEEFNLLQHALDIENGLENLRYDKVIIATDADVDGMHIRLLLMTFFLQFFPELVEQKHLYILQTPLFRVRNKQVTKYCYDEAERDKAAKEIGKTGLEITRFKGLGEISPEEFGQFINEDMRLETVSIPPDASLGKMLEYYMGNNTPMRQEHIVLNLRAEAVEEL from the coding sequence ATGGCAGCTACGAAATATACAGAAGACAGCATCAAATCCCTAGAGTGGCATGAACACATCCGTCTGCGCCCCGGTATGTACATCGGTAAACTTGGCGACGGACAGAGCCCGGACGACGGCATTTACGTGCTCGTCAAGGAAATTATCGACAACTCCATCGACGAATTCGTGATGGGTGCCGGCAAGAAGATTGAAATCAATATTGACGACCATGCGGCACGCGTGCGCGACTACGGGCGCGGCATTCCTCTCGGCAAGGTCATTGACTGCGTGTCGAAGATCAACACAGGTGGTAAGTACGATTCCGAAGCGTTCCAGAAATCCGTCGGCTTGAACGGCGTGGGTACAAAGGCCGTGAATGCACTTTCTACCAAATTCATTGTCAAAAGCTACCGCGATGGCCGCATGAAGCAGGCTGAATTCTGCCGTGGCGTGCTTGTGCAGGACTACAAGGAATGTGCAACGACCGAAAAGAACGGTACCGAAATTTACTTTGAACCGGACGCCGACATTTTCAAGAACTACCGTTTCCTCCCGGCCTACATGGAAGAAAAGGTCTGGAACTACGCCTACTTGAACAACGGCCTCCAGCTCATCATGAACGACAAGGTCTACACGAGCCCGAACGGCCTTTTGGACCTTTTGAACAAGCACGTGGACGATTCCATCCGCTACCCGGTGATCCACTTTAAGGGCAAGGATATTGAATGCGCCTTCACGCACGGGAACCAGTACGGCGAACATTACTACAGCTTTGTAAACGGTCAGCACACCACGCAGGGCGGTACACACCAACAGGCATTCCGCGAAGGCCTTGTCAAAGGCGCCCGCGACCATTTCAAGAAGGACTTGGACCCGCAGGACGTGCGCAATTGTATCATCGGTGCCATTTCGGTGCGCATCCAGGAACCGGTCTTTGAATCCCAGACAAAGACAAAGCTCGGCTCGACAACAGTCGCTCCGGGTGGCGCCCAGCTGCGCTCCTGGGTTGTGGATTACGTTGCAAGCGAGTTCGACAACTTCTTGCACAAGAATCCCGAAACCGAAAAAGCGCTCCTCAACCGCATCACGCAGAACGAACGTGAACGCAAGGAAATCGCAGGCATCAAGAAGCTTGCAAACGAACGCGCCAAGAAGGCAAACTTGCACAACCGCAAGCTTCGCGACTGCAAGATCCACCTTACCGACGTCAAAAACGCGCTCAACCGCGAATCGATGATTTTCATTACAGAAGGTGACTCCGCATCCGGCTCTATCACCAAGGCTCGTAACGTGCAGACGCAGGCTGTGTTTAGCCTCCGCGGTAAGCCACTCAACAGCTTTGGCATGACGAAAAAGGTTGTGTACGAAAACGAAGAATTCAACTTGTTGCAGCACGCGCTCGACATCGAAAACGGTCTCGAGAACTTGCGTTACGACAAAGTGATTATCGCGACCGATGCTGATGTGGACGGTATGCACATTCGCCTTTTGCTCATGACGTTCTTCTTGCAGTTCTTCCCGGAACTTGTGGAACAGAAGCACTTGTACATCTTACAGACACCGCTTTTCCGCGTGCGCAACAAGCAGGTGACCAAATACTGCTACGACGAAGCGGAACGCGACAAGGCCGCAAAGGAAATCGGCAAGACCGGTCTCGAGATTACACGATTCAAAGGTCTTGGCGAAATCAGCCCGGAAGAATTCGGACAGTTCATCAACGAGGACATGCGCCTTGAAACGGTGAGCATTCCGCCCGACGCTTCGCTCGGCAAAATGCTGGAATACTACATGGGCAACAACACGCCAATGCGCCAGGAACACATCGTGCTGAACCTGAGAGCAGAAGCTGTCGAAGAACTGTAG
- a CDS encoding type II secretion system protein, with protein MTQSRHGFTLPEVCVALAIFLVGTTALLGGWNFFNREVADERMRLDEFYDVLETMESLVANRPNCADSLTGERSPDSSSALSVHLTRVPGNPHLAWAVVTHEHYSLKRLVRCR; from the coding sequence GTGACTCAATCTCGTCATGGGTTTACGTTGCCCGAGGTTTGTGTGGCGCTCGCAATTTTTCTCGTTGGAACAACGGCGCTCCTTGGCGGTTGGAACTTCTTCAATCGCGAAGTGGCTGACGAGCGAATGCGCTTGGATGAGTTCTATGATGTGCTAGAAACAATGGAATCGTTGGTGGCGAACCGCCCGAATTGTGCGGACTCTCTGACTGGCGAGCGTTCTCCAGATTCGTCGTCGGCTCTTTCTGTTCACTTAACCCGTGTTCCAGGTAACCCGCATTTAGCGTGGGCGGTTGTGACGCATGAACATTATTCTCTCAAGCGCCTCGTGCGCTGTCGGTGA
- a CDS encoding sulfurtransferase TusA family protein: MQKMADERKNNLTSPIARWIEANRETAGFTESLRKLLMYACVEWIRRGTSALLTPEEALSKIVCCGLSEFPVGEWAENPEKYTDEIADFCEKVKVLPLPAALQGEIPSLLDLRGVKCPLNSVRSRIVMSGYPAGRTLKIWLDEGSPIENVPGSLIADGHKVLSREKKGDYWEISVVKSDSKV, translated from the coding sequence ATGCAAAAAATGGCAGATGAACGCAAGAATAATTTAACATCTCCAATCGCTCGCTGGATCGAAGCGAACCGCGAAACCGCAGGTTTTACAGAATCTTTACGTAAATTATTAATGTATGCATGCGTGGAATGGATCCGTCGCGGTACATCGGCGCTCCTCACCCCCGAAGAAGCTCTGTCTAAAATAGTATGTTGCGGACTTTCGGAGTTCCCGGTGGGGGAATGGGCTGAAAATCCCGAAAAATACACCGACGAAATCGCCGATTTCTGTGAAAAAGTGAAAGTTTTGCCGTTGCCAGCCGCCCTCCAGGGCGAAATTCCCTCCCTTTTGGATCTCCGTGGTGTAAAATGCCCCCTCAATTCCGTCCGTTCGCGAATCGTCATGTCCGGTTATCCGGCGGGTCGAACGCTCAAAATTTGGCTCGATGAGGGTTCCCCGATCGAAAATGTGCCCGGATCGCTCATTGCCGACGGCCATAAAGTGCTTTCACGCGAAAAAAAAGGCGATTATTGGGAAATCTCGGTGGTCAAATCGGATTCTAAAGTATAG
- a CDS encoding type II secretion system protein GspD encodes MLLRILGISLLTLLLSSSLAGASSSVARSVSTPKTFSRSARTSSGAVTLDFADVALSEVARTLSLAYGTSILTDDAGDVHVTFHLEGVGLFEGLTSLCAAHGLDLVLEGRVYHIRRSRVQNGSIALTDSGVVVDVKNMNVREFVKEFGLNTGVNVLADYDVDGVVTGNLRRMVPEKAFRVLMESNGFKVRGERGCLRVSRGGRAVSGVLRNDSPEVEISVERAGDLYSVDLQSAPLKTVLKAVTEEAGLNLAVYGDLNETVQMSFKDVSLPELLASLFRGSAFAFRLDSTSLLVSEAGAKAIAGVRVFPLKHASPEKAMAQLSKFMKGAELNASEYREQNAIVLGGSPQAMARAEEFLKMIDVPQMQVTLACVIVEFRKGRGFAIGVRSGATRNVGERDIQVRGFFDFLGKDISKSGAFGKIGILPDRFELELSSMEENNEAKVLARPRVTTLNGNKAELNVTNTVYYLVSQVSADGYPITDYRSFNDGISLELTPTMTQDGLITLSVSPEIKTAGRSTGDGPRDISSRNMKTTVVLRDGETLCLGGLIRKNKTEVRQAVPFLGSIPLLGRLFSYTSEEEDESELAIFITPTVEVKR; translated from the coding sequence ATGCTTCTAAGGATTCTGGGAATTTCCCTTTTGACATTGTTGTTGTCTTCGTCGCTGGCGGGCGCTTCGTCTTCGGTTGCGCGTTCTGTTAGTACGCCGAAAACGTTCTCGAGGTCTGCTCGGACTTCATCGGGGGCGGTTACGCTTGATTTTGCTGATGTCGCGCTCTCGGAGGTGGCGCGGACTCTTTCGCTTGCGTATGGGACGTCAATTTTGACGGATGATGCGGGCGATGTGCACGTGACATTTCACTTGGAGGGCGTGGGGCTTTTTGAAGGGCTGACTTCGCTTTGTGCGGCACATGGGCTGGATTTGGTGCTGGAGGGCCGTGTGTACCATATTCGGCGCTCGCGCGTGCAGAATGGTTCGATTGCGCTTACGGATTCTGGGGTGGTCGTTGATGTTAAAAACATGAATGTGCGCGAGTTTGTGAAGGAATTTGGACTGAATACGGGCGTGAATGTGCTTGCGGATTATGACGTGGATGGCGTGGTGACGGGAAACCTGAGGCGAATGGTTCCGGAAAAGGCGTTTCGTGTGCTGATGGAGTCGAACGGTTTTAAGGTGCGTGGCGAGCGCGGGTGCTTGCGTGTCTCGCGTGGGGGAAGGGCTGTGTCTGGGGTGTTGCGCAATGACTCGCCGGAAGTGGAAATTTCTGTGGAACGTGCAGGCGACCTTTATTCGGTGGATTTGCAGTCTGCTCCGCTCAAGACGGTGCTCAAGGCGGTTACAGAAGAGGCTGGGCTCAATTTGGCGGTCTATGGCGACTTGAATGAAACGGTGCAAATGTCGTTCAAGGATGTTTCTCTACCGGAACTTTTAGCGTCGCTTTTTCGCGGGAGTGCATTTGCGTTTCGGCTGGATTCAACGTCGCTTCTGGTTTCGGAGGCGGGGGCAAAGGCGATTGCCGGCGTGCGAGTATTCCCGCTAAAGCATGCATCACCCGAGAAAGCGATGGCTCAACTTTCGAAATTTATGAAGGGGGCGGAACTGAATGCTTCGGAATATCGCGAGCAGAATGCAATTGTGCTTGGCGGTTCGCCGCAGGCGATGGCGCGTGCTGAGGAGTTCTTGAAGATGATTGACGTACCTCAAATGCAGGTGACGCTTGCGTGTGTGATTGTGGAGTTTCGCAAGGGGCGCGGCTTTGCAATTGGCGTGCGGAGCGGGGCAACGCGGAATGTGGGCGAGCGCGATATCCAGGTGCGTGGCTTCTTTGATTTCTTGGGCAAGGATATTTCGAAATCGGGGGCGTTCGGAAAAATCGGAATCTTGCCGGATCGCTTTGAGCTGGAACTCTCGTCCATGGAAGAGAACAACGAGGCGAAGGTACTTGCACGACCGCGCGTGACAACGTTGAACGGCAACAAGGCGGAACTTAACGTGACGAATACGGTCTATTATCTTGTCAGTCAAGTTTCTGCGGATGGGTATCCGATTACGGATTATCGCTCGTTTAACGATGGCATTTCGCTAGAGCTTACGCCGACAATGACGCAGGATGGCTTAATAACGTTGTCTGTGTCGCCGGAAATCAAGACGGCGGGCAGGAGCACGGGCGATGGGCCGCGGGACATCAGTTCACGGAATATGAAAACGACGGTGGTGTTGCGTGACGGTGAAACGCTTTGTTTGGGCGGACTCATTCGCAAGAACAAGACGGAGGTGCGGCAAGCGGTACCGTTTTTGGGGAGTATCCCGTTGCTTGGACGCTTGTTTAGCTACACCTCCGAAGAAGAGGATGAAAGTGAACTTGCGATTTTCATTACGCCAACAGTTGAAGTTAAACGATAA
- a CDS encoding glycosyltransferase produces the protein MSTILLYAMFVVYVIAGVGLVIYGFSCYYSIYLFLKNSRKTRLSDRKAILKYYREHSIADLPQVTTQLPIFNEANCVERLLEAVCAIDYPKDKHEIQVLDDSTDECYEVTKKKVAELAARGYDIKLIHRTNRKDFKAGALKEGMAVAKGEFLAIFDADFVPEKDFLLKTVPYLVMDPQVGLVQGRWGHLNRTESGLTLAQSIGIDGHFVVEQSARSWGKLFMNFNGTAGVWRKAAIYGGGGWEGDTLTEDMDLSYRSQLAGWKMKFVFDVIVPAELPNDINAFKAQQFRWAKGSIQTAIKILPKVLRSKVPLRVKIGAILHTTHYSIHPCMLFTALCAWPLLAFFEPVGHLPTWAYTVGFAFIFLAAIAPSVLYFVAQRCSGYTGWKIRLLSLPILMALGVGIAVSNSRAVFAAVLGTKGSFVRTPKNGGAKKKAKSHYAQKFPWMALIELLVGVYCIFGLLEYINASKYIIGPFLALYAIGFLSVSVLSFMHYISNIFEVRKAIKCSECVEEQATN, from the coding sequence ATGAGTACTATACTACTATACGCAATGTTCGTCGTCTACGTTATCGCAGGCGTGGGATTGGTGATTTACGGGTTTAGCTGCTACTATAGCATCTACCTGTTCCTCAAGAACAGCCGCAAGACGCGACTTTCGGACCGCAAAGCGATCTTGAAGTACTACCGCGAACATTCCATCGCAGACCTCCCGCAGGTCACAACCCAACTCCCGATTTTTAACGAAGCCAACTGCGTTGAACGACTCCTCGAAGCAGTCTGCGCTATCGACTACCCCAAGGACAAGCACGAAATCCAGGTCTTGGACGACTCCACGGACGAATGCTACGAAGTCACCAAGAAGAAAGTTGCTGAACTCGCCGCCCGCGGTTATGACATCAAGCTCATCCACCGCACGAACCGCAAGGACTTCAAGGCTGGCGCTCTCAAGGAAGGCATGGCCGTCGCAAAGGGCGAATTCCTCGCCATCTTCGATGCCGACTTCGTTCCCGAAAAAGACTTCCTCCTGAAGACCGTCCCGTACTTGGTCATGGATCCGCAGGTCGGCCTTGTTCAGGGCCGCTGGGGTCACTTGAACCGCACTGAATCCGGTCTTACGCTCGCCCAGTCTATCGGTATCGACGGCCACTTCGTGGTGGAACAGTCCGCACGTAGCTGGGGCAAGCTCTTTATGAACTTCAACGGTACCGCCGGTGTCTGGCGCAAGGCCGCTATTTACGGCGGTGGCGGCTGGGAAGGCGATACGCTGACCGAAGACATGGACCTTTCTTACCGTTCTCAGCTTGCCGGTTGGAAGATGAAGTTTGTGTTCGACGTGATTGTTCCGGCGGAACTCCCGAACGACATCAATGCATTCAAGGCTCAGCAGTTCCGTTGGGCAAAGGGCTCCATCCAGACCGCTATCAAGATTTTGCCGAAGGTTTTGCGCTCCAAGGTTCCGCTCCGCGTGAAGATTGGCGCCATCCTTCACACGACGCACTACTCGATCCACCCCTGCATGTTGTTCACAGCACTCTGCGCTTGGCCGTTGCTTGCTTTCTTTGAACCGGTCGGACACCTCCCCACTTGGGCATACACGGTTGGTTTCGCATTCATCTTCCTCGCCGCAATCGCACCTTCTGTCCTTTACTTTGTCGCCCAGCGTTGCTCCGGCTACACCGGTTGGAAGATTCGCCTGCTTTCGCTCCCCATCTTGATGGCTCTCGGCGTTGGCATCGCAGTCAGCAACTCCCGCGCAGTGTTTGCCGCAGTTCTCGGCACAAAGGGCAGCTTCGTCCGTACCCCGAAGAACGGAGGCGCCAAGAAGAAGGCCAAGAGCCATTACGCACAAAAGTTCCCGTGGATGGCACTTATCGAACTCCTCGTCGGCGTCTACTGCATTTTCGGTTTGCTCGAATACATCAACGCCAGCAAGTACATCATTGGACCGTTCCTCGCCCTTTATGCAATCGGATTTCTCTCGGTGAGCGTGCTTAGCTTTATGCATTACATCAGCAACATCTTCGAAGTTCGCAAAGCCATTAAGTGCTCTGAATGCGTCGAAGAACAGGCTACGAACTAA
- a CDS encoding prepilin-type N-terminal cleavage/methylation domain-containing protein yields MNLALPKSSRHGFTLLEMLVAITVAAILTTVSLNVYSMFHHGVLETSLHYEQFVSEKVKELRCRTRFVRGLPPCDTISGGFRASLEPVRLRFYK; encoded by the coding sequence ATGAATCTAGCTCTGCCTAAATCTTCTCGACACGGCTTTACGCTCTTGGAAATGCTTGTCGCCATAACGGTTGCCGCGATCCTCACGACCGTCTCGTTGAACGTTTATTCGATGTTCCATCATGGCGTTCTCGAAACAAGCCTCCATTACGAACAGTTCGTCTCGGAAAAAGTCAAAGAACTCCGCTGCCGCACCCGCTTTGTGCGTGGCCTCCCGCCATGCGATACCATCTCGGGCGGATTTCGCGCATCCTTAGAACCAGTCCGGCTGCGCTTCTATAAATAA